In Erigeron canadensis isolate Cc75 chromosome 8, C_canadensis_v1, whole genome shotgun sequence, the DNA window ATTCTTAGGAGCAAGCTAACATATCCGAACACTTCATTAATGAAGATATGTTTGTGCGTGTAGTTCAGTATTCTTAACgaataaatgaaacaaaaacatgTATGCCCTTCAAATTCTTCATGTAGTAAATCGGCTAAATAACATTTAAGGAAACCATCTGTCTTCAAAATGCAAGGGCAATCTTGTTTACAAAAACATATTATCTTAACTATCAACCTTAATGCATTAAGATCATCCTTAGCATTTATGCTTTTCCGATCATCAATTGTAACCCGTGAACATTGTGTTGTCATACATCTAACCTAAACGGATGCTAAACCACGGAAATAGCCATGGTTTTAAATTGCAGACAGACCCATAAGTGGGTGATAAACATCTAGCAACCACAGGTAGAAAATAGAAAGACCAGGAAATGAAGTAATTTTATTACAAAATCAttctactaatatatataaaaaaaaaacaaatactaacatggtacccgcgcaatgcgatgcaatgcggtgatggtggtgatgatgCTCTAGTGgtctattggtggtggtgacagtgtcgagtggtgtagattgagatattttagaagataagaacttagagtgtaaattagtaAGACGAGAGTAAGTAcacgcgtgttgcggcggtaagatggtaggatgataggtcataggttgtgataggtcataggttgtgatatgtcataggatgtgatagccaaatgtcttagccgtacgggctccaccctcgaatttaaaaattcgtcgaaagtatatcgaatggcatctctaatgaaagagcatgaaaatttaagaacatccatataatttttataatttatcgatttacggtttttgagataataaATTTAGAACGAATTAGAGAAATTTATGGAGAAGAAAGAAatatgagtggttgaaatttgaagaaagaaaaaaaatgagtagttaagatttattctaagggtattataaataaataatatagacattttagggttttacttgtataaagttgaaaaaataaaggaaaaacatgctttataatgtaatagGTCTAGTAGAGATAGTAGAGTTAAAACTTtagggtgtaaattaattcaagGGCAAATTGGGTAATATCTAATAACTCTTTCTCTTCAAAGGGGTTATTAGGTCGTTTCCAAATTAACTATCATGTAATCATGTTACTATCTCTAAAATGAAAGGGGTCTAGAAATTTTGTAAAGTAATAAAGATAACCAAACACCCAATTTTTTTAAGCTCTATAAGTCAAACACGAGAATACATCAAATAAGTTTTACCATATCTTTGAGTATTtaggaaaattatatatatccataCCCTTTGCATCCATCGTTAAATACCAGACTACACAACATTTTTTTGCGTCTAAGAATAATGAGCAGATACTACACACACATTACACATTTGTATAACACGCATGTGCACACGGATATGTTTCATATTACAATGACAGTCAAGGAAAAAGATATGGTCATGAGTTCCCATTTTCTCCCGCAATGAAGAGAAAAATGCACAAGAAGTCGTCggtgtaatttaatttattacgCAGGCCTTTACACAACAAGAGTTTGAATTTGCTAAGGGACTAAATTTGTACACAAGAGGGAGTTGAGATGAGCCAGATGGAAGTAATGAAAGCCATGCTAGACATATATTGTTGAGAGTATCAGTCAATGCCCAGGCCAGATAAGTGTTCAAAACCTCCCTGTATAcgaaatattataattaaaattagtaGTAGCCCAAATATTAGATCAGAATCAGAAACAGTATGAATTTTAAGTCAAAAAGTGAAATATTCACTTTGGAACATTAGAGTTTTCTTGCTAAAGATGAAATGGGGTATTTTTCCGCTTTCTttataagaaaaacatataaacagCAACTGCAAGAGGGACAATCAATGCGAAAAAAGCGTACAAGTTTAATAATACTTACAGAGTAGTCATCGTGCACACGCCAAATGCTCTCACCAAGTAGATTTGCCACTGATAGGACAGTCAGCTGTGGAAAATAGTTCTTTTCTGATATGGGAATAGTATTTGTTATAATCACCTCTTGAAACAGACCGCTTGACAACCTCTCAATCGCAGGTGGACTGCAGTAAACAACAGTCACTTAAATATCAagttttatcaacataaaacgCAACATAACACCACCATCGAAGACACATTATTATGTTTAAGGTCACATTCATTTGGCAACTATTTTGagaattaaagataaaattacCTAAATGGTCAAAAATGATAGTGTATGTCTAGATTTGGACACctataaatttatttactaatttggTTAAGCAATAATTACTACCTACCTTCTTTAGTAAGAAATGAAAGTATCCCAATAAAATTATGCCATGTgtttcacatattaatttttacatTTCTATCAATTTACAAATCCTAAccattaattatttcatctccTATCTTCTTACTATCTACCTCCACTTGATGTTTATGTTTCATATTTACCGAGGATATAAAAACTACACCATGACAATAGTAGGTTCATGCATAAAAAATGGTAACAAATTGACTTCATGCCTtaaatcatataacaaacttGTGAATTAAAATTGCAacttcaataacaaaaaaaaattcgtttcacTAAGAAAAACACAAGGGAGGCCGACTAAATTACATGACAAAGATATCTCCTCGAATGTCCCTCGGCAAATTTGTTAAATCTTTTTGCAGGAAAAAAATTACCAGTTTTCCTTTTCTAGTGACACTTTGCACACActaaaagcagcatggttggatcagtggtaaacacccttgcctctggagacagaggtcatgggttcgatcctcatcccatgcaaaggttggagggccttttctaccatttaggtagaaactggaagcagcctctctacttaggtagaggtaaggtctgcctacatcttaacctcccccatacaccgtcgaggtattggggctcaaaacccgcggaaggcggcactgagcagttacttacttatttTTTACTTTGCACACACTAATCTTAACTAATCAGTTTCACGTTCTTGGGATTTAAAATCATATTGTGGTGAATAGTTTCTAGTGGTCTGTCTATTTTCTAATACTTTCACACTATTTTCAACCATTGTTTGTGATAGCCAGAGACAGTCAAAGAGAGAGCATAGAACGGAGTCCCTTTCATGCACATATATGATGAATATCAACCACGGGGTGGGATAAATTGAGTCCAGGTCTTAATTTGAGTCCAAAGGgtccatgtaacttacacatgtgtaagttgtaagttgtaacttacacatgtgtaagtcgtggtggcggtggtcacCGTCACCGgaagatcatggtggtggtcggagatgatagTGGTTGTATaacatacacatgtgtaagtgtaagttaacttacacatgtgtaagtcgtggtggcggtggtcaccgtcgccggaggatcatggtgttggtcggagatggtggtggtggtggtgggagaaggtggttgggatttgaggagagggaagaaaatcaatggacCCTTTGGACTCAAACTAAGACCTGGACTCAATTTATCTTAATATTCATCATACATTGTACCCTAAATACTAAAATCAGCATGCAGTcgtaccctatatatatataccagccATCAACATCcaaatctatattatattacacATAGTTTCTAAATATAATAAGTAGTCATTCTTGGACCCTACATGTAACACATGTCATGATTTTATTGGATACTTTTCTTTCTAACTAAAAAGGGTAGTATGAAGCACTTGACCAATCAAGTAAATAAATTTGTAGGTATCTAAATCAAGATACACACCTTCATTTTTGACCATTACGGTAATCTTCCCTTAATCAAAAGTCTAAAATGTACTTCCAAAAACAAAATGAGATACAAACTACTTATTGATGTACGATTGTAACAACTAGTAAAAAGCAAAGCACCAAATAGTGAAAGGGATGAGAATTACCTAAAAACAGCATGAGTGCTGCATGCATAAACTTCCCTTGCCCCTTCATGATGCAATAGGGCCGCCCCTTTGGAAATAGTACCTATAAAAGCCCAAAACAAGTTCCATATGTCAGCATAGAGAGTACAATAAAAGTAAACTGTAAGATATGCCAATTTCCAGTAGAGTATACAAACGGAATTTCAAAATGATTCTTACATTCGGATGTGTCAAATTCTACTATTTGTACAAATAAAATCCGAGGAAACTGGGATGCAACTACGCACCGAAGTATTTTGTATTTATCTTTTCATTTatgtaagttatatatattttttgtaagtTCAAACTTTTGACTGTAAGACTTGTATTTTCCAGAGTCATAAGATTTACTCATATCCATTATGAACTCCAATCACATGCACACCGCTTCCAAGTTTAAAAAGTAGCAAATAATGGAGTACGGGAGAAAGGAACATCTCACCAGCGGTGTCGATCATGTCATCCACCATAACTGCTACTTTACCCTTCACATCACCAATCAAATTCATTACCTGCAATGTAGCACCTGAAACATAAGGGGATGCCAAAGAGGGGCAAAATATAAAGAAATGTAATCATTCTTACATGAATCATTATAAAGATACTGGTGAAAAGAAAACTTGACAATATAGttataagatttataaataataggAATAAAAATAGCTTTACACTGACTGGTTTAAAAGGTTTCATAATTTGATAATGTTGCAAAACCAGGAAAAATTAGAAGTATTGACATAATATCCAACGTGAATAAACTAACTAAAAAGATACTCAGAAAAAGTGCATTCAAAGTTTGTACTTTAAGATGCATAAATAAACCTACTTCGGCTACATTGTGCCCCTGGCGCCGCTTATCAACAATGGCCAATGGTGCATCCGACAACTTTTTGGCAAAAGCTCGTGCTCTAGCGACTCCACCAACATCCGGTGAGACAACTACTaaatcatcagttttaattgTCTTGCTGGCAAGGTAATCAAGTATCACGGGCTAGTAATGAAAAAGAACACATATTATAAACACCATGAAAATCAAGGTAGAAGATATCTCAGCATATTGTAATTTATCAAACAATAATGAGAAACTGAAACCaaaaggaaattacattaacaAGATGTGTAACTTAAAGTGCCAAAACAACTAACTTAGAGGTTGTATTGCTTACTTCATAACTAATATCAGAATCTATATCTAAAACAAAGCTACAAAACTAGATCATTACCTGACCATGAACGTGATCAACTGGAATGTCAAAATAGCCCATTGATTGCCCGGAATGAAGATCACAAGCAAGAACTCTGTCTGCTCCTGCTTCTGTAATCAGATTTGCAACAAGCTTAGCTGCAATAGATTCCCGTCCttgagtctgaacattcaatgGAAGAGGATACATACAAGTCATTCTTATTTAACAACCTTAGCCGAATAGTCGACTACACAGTCTATCCATGACAATTTTCATAATGCATACAATTACAATACCTTGCGATCAGCTCTTGCATATCCGAAGTACGGAATAACCGCAGTAATAGTCTTTGCAGACGCTCTGCGGCAAGCATCTATCATAATCAAAAGCTCCATAAGGTTCTCATTTGCAGGTGGACACGTTGGCTGCACAAGATACACATCACACCCTCTAACACTTTCTTGCAGCTGCACATATATTTCCCCGTCTGCAAAACGCTTTATATCAATCTTTCCAAGGTCCAACCCCATGTAACATGCAACTTCCTacaaatagaaataaaatttcAACAAACCCGAATCAGCATTTTAGataaaatacatacaaacacgATATATAGTGAAAGCCAACAACATATGTACCTCAGATAATAGAGGATTAGCCGTCCCGGAAAAAATCCTAAGTCTGTTATCGTCCTTTTTTATTGGGTTCTTCAAAAACTGATTATAAGTGGAAAAATTAGGCATGGTTTGTTGGTCAGTATCCAGAGTTGTCTGCGTATTCGGCCTTCCATTTTCCTTGAAATTAACCCTGCAACTCTGTTTCGCCAAAATACACGAAAGTTAACTCATCTAgcaaccaaaaataaaaaagtttggatTTTTTGGCAACCCTTGACCCAACTGGACCGACCCGTTTCTTAAGAACCACTGCAGAAGCAATTAGCACCAGTTACAGTTGCCTTTGAAAAGAAGAGTTCAAACTAAACGAATCAAGCCAAGTTTGAGCTCGACTCGTTTAATTTGGGCTGGACTCTGACTCAGCAAGTTTACCAAATATCAGAATCATTGTacttgcaaatatatatatatatatacatatataggggtGGGATATTTtaagaccacctcttattttaggaccaactagaaccattgatttttgtacaccatcattatctactacgatatacaagacttttttgtaaaaacactaagacttttcgGGGACGGGCctacagaaaaatcatgtgttgTAAGTTTCTTATGTGTTGTAAGTTTCTTACAACACATGATTTTTCTTTAGGCccatcgccggaaagtcttagtgtttttacaaaaaagtcttgtatatcgtagtagatgatgatggtggtgtgtaagttacgaaaatcaatggtcctttgtTGTAGATAACAGGTTCATTTAGGCTCGCAGTTTAATGGGTGTATGATTAATTAAATTTCCATATACATTGATTAAGTGTTGTAACACAAATAAGAAGAgcaaatatatacttatatgtatatgttcagAGTATGGATTAACGAAACATTCAAAGACGGGAGAAAGAGAGAGGGAAAAGAGAAAGTTACAAttaaggaggaggaggaggagtgACCAAATCTGTGATTGGCAAGTGAGAGTTTTCCGGATGAAAAGGAAAGAGAAGCCGCCATTGGCGATGGATGGATGGATACCCAGGTGTCTGCGTACTGTTGATTTTTAGGGCACACTCTACTTGTAGCATGAAAGAAGTGGTGGGTTTTGAACGTTAATCACCAATTGGAATCTATTAAACTTTCGGGCCCACATCTTTACTAACTTGACTACTTTTAACACCGATACCTTCTGAGTTTAGAATAAGAGGAGTGGAGGTGACTTTGTCCGACTCTCGCCCTTTGTCACCAAGAGTCGCCCCCCATACCACCCCCTTGCCCGACTTGTGTTTTGCCCGACCTCTACAGCTCACCCCTTTGTGCTTCAAAGTCAGCCAAATTCGCCCTGAACACCACCCCCCCTCGTCGACTTCTCCTAAATCTActcatttttacctttttttacatataacaCTTCCCTACCacacatggcacaagtcgccccACTCTTTAAAATCCACCCATTTCCACCTTTTTTTAATGTACAACTCTTCTTACACCACATGACACATGGCGCAAGTCGCCCCTCCCTCCCTTTCTtcccactcctcttagtcttagACTGAAAGGAATGGTAAAGACTCTTGCCGACTCTCGCTCCTTGTCACCCAAAGTCGCCCCCACACCACCCCTCTTGCCCGACTTGTTTTTTGCCCAACTTCCACAGCTCGCCCCTTTGTGTTCCAAAGTCACCCTAAACACCACCTCCCCCCCTCGCCGACTTCTCCTAAATTCAcccatttttatcttttttacatacaacatTTCCCTACCCCACatgccacatggcacaagtTGCCCCACTCTCCAAAATTCACCCACTTCCACCTTTTTTAAGGGGCAACTCTTCTTACACCACATAACACATGGCGCAAGTCGCCCCTCCCTCCATTTCTtcccactcctcttagtcttagTAGTGTAAACTACCTTTTGGCTTTTCTTAACTATACCACCTTTAACAACGACTAGTGACGAGGACTCGTAGCATAATTTATCTAGGGCTGAAAAAAATCCGAACCTGATAGGTAAACCAGACAACCGAAAAGTTTAGGTCGGGTCGAGGCAAGCGTATCGGATCACAGGTAAGGTTTCGGGGCAATTTCCAGGGTCCTTTTAAGGTTTCGGGACAGAGACCGGCATATGCCTCAATTGATTTGCTATTTTTCAATGAATGGTAAATGGTTACATAAGAAACTAAAAGCAAGtgttatttttatgaattaaaacaGACTACTAAAACATGTGCGAAACTAAAGCCACGTCTTCTATTTCTTTAGCTAGTGGCGAATTTAGCTAAATCATCCACATTAATAAAACTTTGAATAATACAAAAATCTAGCTATGTTTTGGAATAAATTTAGACATGttacaaattataaaatttctatttatttttcataaaaataccaacaaatatttataaatcattaatAGTAATTACACATACTTGAACACGACACAAAATTGGTTGGTATCTTGTCTCGTATAAAAGACTTAACTAAATAGAAGATTTGCATAAAGTAAGCATGAAATATACAAAACATATGCATTGTTTTCAATTTGTTTTACGACTTGAATACAAAATAGAGTAGCCTTTGAAAAAATCTGAAAATCCAAGGACTAAAATGTAgtttataaaaacacataatttttttaGATGAGTTTATAAAGTTTGaaggttaaaatgaaaaataataataataaaacaacttGTATTTCATTGCTTCATCTTCTTCCCTCAGTCTGTGTCTCTTTCTATGTACGCATCTcgtcataatatttttctttctttctttctctctttaatatttataattaaataagtgGGTATTTATTTCTACTTTCTTTTCAAGTATAATTGTTTTCTTATAAGACCCATATCCTATTTTTTTAAACCCGTAGCACCAATACATAACAAATGAGtttcaaaaaacttttaaatttcgcgGACAAAATGGCCTCGTAGCCCTGGTTACCCCTCCATTGTATGTAGTGTCACCCCTGACAACGACTTTGTTTTTTTATACCACTTTTAGTATGTAGGTGTCAAAAAGAGTACAAATCGTACACTACCTTTAGCAGCGACATCACTGCTAAATGGTTCCTCGATTGAATCACTTTCTAATACATATCCCACCGACCGGAGTCTATCTCATATTCCCCATTTGTCACTATTAAACCCTAAACCCCCATTagtcttatttttattaaacaaaagaaaaagtaataaAGATTTATTAGTCTAGATATAACAAAAATCAGGCAAGTGGTAAGAAAGATTGAGTTAATAATGTTTAGACCAATAGACCTAGTTTGACATTTCAAGCAACTTGCAAACTCTCTCCACTCATTTCCAAGCCTTAAACCAATTTGCCAAACTTCAAAATGAGTTAAAGATACATGACTCAACATTCTAAAAGTTTTCATTTGATCAAGTGTACAATTTACAAcgaaatgggtcatttacccattttgtcaATCATCCAAAATCATCAAATCCTTTAAGTTGTAAAAGACCATAATTCCAAACTATTATTTTCAGAAatatacataacaaaaattTACCAAAACACTTCAGATGTACCAAGAACTATTAGTTCAAAGGAGGCCACTACGGGTTCTAACCACAAACCATTTTACCGCAAAAAGATATCATTTCACATTCCAAATGCAACTTTAATCTTCAAGGTACATAATCTTGTTTTCACTTTCGGggcaacctataaaaagggtaacaaCTAAAAGGATAAGCCAAAGCTTAGTTGATAACATTGCATACGCttatacacacgaaggagggcaaaaacacaaatgaCTATCACATGTAGCCAATAGCATTGTCATACCATTacctttgcgctaacaaaacatatatgtatCCATATACACTAAACAATATACTTAAGAGGTTATTAGGCAAAGGTTCTTAGGCGTTGtactcaagaggttcttaggcctcatcccaatacaactatggggttcttaggccccgaccTCAAATTAGGCCTTAACGCCGAATCGCTTATGACACACGGAATCTACCATCATATGATTATCGACCCAATGCATATATAAACGTATGCAAAGTTACTCCCCTCCTTCGCGACAACCAAATCCATGATGACCACAAGAACATAAATTTTAAGCTTTCAATCTagcaaatcaaatttaaaacacATATAATGTCATACATGATATTCAAGGCTATCTAACCATAGCCAAACACAAATAATTCACTATCAATCTTAACCCTTTTACATTCTCATCATACTTTAGAGTTGGCTTATTTCAAAATCTCAATTAACTTTCACAACAACATGgtcataatttatttttacacaaaaatcaCCGTTTCACTATCTCTTCAATATGACTATGCAATATTTCgcccaaaaatcattatttccatcttacatacaaaattacataTCAAAAGCTTTCATGAAACTCCAAAGTTATAAAAGTTGGGGACACAATAACAAATCATCATCCTACCCAAAACCCCCCAATTTATCACTTTCAAGAACCTTAACTTGAAATTGCCCAAATAATCCATTTTCACCAAAACCCCTAAATTTCCAATtctttcaagaaccctaatttgaattagaaaaataattaaagaagTCAAAAATCATCCATACCTTCAAAAACAATAACTAGGTTAGATCGGAAGTAACcactttatctttttcttttttgaacaaATCAACATACCTAACACATATACCTTCACCCACCATTTTCTTGCTAGAATACTTggatattattgttattagaaTCTCTTgaactttattattatcatgAATTTGGGAGATTTTCTTTGATTTCTAATGGATTTCAAAAAGAAACACTACAATAAAAATTGGAATTGATGAATATGTAGTTAGAAAAGAGTAAGTAGGTGAAATGGAGGATGCATGGGTCATGCAAGAGATATGGCTGATACTTTTTCTAAGTGCCACgctctttatcataatcaagtAGGTATTATATCGGCTATCTACTAAAGTTCTAACTAAATCAATCACGTAGCTCAAAATCATATACTAGAAAAttactttaaatttaaaactacattacaaattactttatttatcatttcagaaatttggggtgttacaattactTGCATATTTATTTCTCaaaacatcaagaacaagtaataatatttatcaaatcatataagttttggttattattcttgaaaaataaatatcttAATCAGGTAGGGTTTTAGATTTTAAGTTTTGGGCATAAATTTATTCCTGTCAAGGTCCCTGGCCGGGTTCGTGTTAGGGTTTGGCAGTACCCGCCCCGTATTCAACCCATTGCCATTTTTACCCAGAAGAGGTGATATTCACaccattatttttttatgattgtATTAAACGTACAAGTTTTAAAACTGACTAGATAAATTAGTAATGCATAATtatgataaatttatataaaaaaaatgatactttATCAAATCATCTTGGGAATTTACTTATagtatatttaaaagaaaaatgatacaacttattatatgcttaaaaattagtacattatatatttctaATCACCCCTGAAGTTATCAACAACAATGTACATATTTTAATGCaccaaattattttttgttatttacaaaaccttttttaagattcaaattttgaaatgtTCAAAATGTATTTAATATATCAACATCTTTAACTACTAAAACACATGGTTTATTAAAAATACTCTTAttgaattaatttacaacatttatCATTTAACCcttaataactatattatctcattttatatcaataacctaCACATTTCGCCATCACCAGCCACTACCACCGCCCTACCACCAACATCATCTCGATGTCGTATAACGCGAGTATTTATCTAGTCTACATTTGAGATAGACTCATTATTCAAATTTTCAGGAAATGAgtaaataatctttttttccccttaaacGACAAACTagtttatgtttgaattttgatatattaatttgttttaaattatttattgctttttaaaataattaatacatttGTAAAAGTGTGatatggttttttatttttgaaaaggaTTTGTGTTTTTGGAATAACATTTGTGAAAAGGTAATTTTGGTAGGTGAGTATTGACTTATCAAGGATAAATAATTATACACAAGAAGAGTATCCACAAAATGTGGTGGCAATGGAGACAATGATAGTGTGGTGGTAACGACTATTAGTAGTTGTAGTGATAATAAGTGATGTAATTTCGTTTATTAAAGGTAAATTAGTAAtattacaaattttttaaaaaaatattcaatacaCGATGcaacaaattttttatataacgaGATGGATACCCGCACAATATAGCAGTGATGGCGGCAACGAGAGGTGGTGGTAaggatgtggttattaatctaaaaataacTGATGTAAAtaatagtgtagttattttatggttaagggatgTAACTTTTGTAAATAATATTAGTAAGAGTATTATAAgaatattaggtgaaaatatttaaattaatgaataaaggagaaagataatttggataaatatggttca includes these proteins:
- the LOC122611353 gene encoding ribose-phosphate pyrophosphokinase 1, with product MAASLSFSSGKLSLANHRFGHSSSSSLISCRVNFKENGRPNTQTTLDTDQQTMPNFSTYNQFLKNPIKKDDNRLRIFSGTANPLLSEEVACYMGLDLGKIDIKRFADGEIYVQLQESVRGCDVYLVQPTCPPANENLMELLIMIDACRRASAKTITAVIPYFGYARADRKTQGRESIAAKLVANLITEAGADRVLACDLHSGQSMGYFDIPVDHVHGQPVILDYLASKTIKTDDLVVVSPDVGGVARARAFAKKLSDAPLAIVDKRRQGHNVAEVMNLIGDVKGKVAVMVDDMIDTAGTISKGAALLHHEGAREVYACSTHAVFSPPAIERLSSGLFQEVIITNTIPISEKNYFPQLTVLSVANLLGESIWRVHDDYSGGFEHLSGLGID